The following are encoded together in the Lactuca sativa cultivar Salinas chromosome 1, Lsat_Salinas_v11, whole genome shotgun sequence genome:
- the LOC111910621 gene encoding F-box/kelch-repeat protein At3g23880 — MAEYLPPELIIKILSMLPSKSLLRFRSVCKSWHSLISSPEFSPTHLHNFNKFNPRNLVRCCLWTEKKEVYTVHHDDQHLTLDAPIDFPFNLLRDEYGTIFFTLIACCKGVVCLYNERSPKNEILLWNPSIRRKVSLTPPSYRPELTLVFGFGYCANSNDYKVVRLAYDRSNLIDRPEVEIYTVKTAIWKPIEFPQDSPCYHILSDCSQVFFNGSIHWLATDLGVSHCSILTMDMSTNLFGEIQLPEYLVNYSSMGVTLTAVGDSLGVIYSNRCTVVGSSTYKIWVMKEYKKPTSWTLIYDVHYPDTDLGRPLKLRDNGDLVTESRRCNLSIYNRESGCYTVDGCCRKGVKLWSISIDKYEESLALLDVESDGNNEE; from the exons ATGGCAGAGTACCTCCCACCCGAACTCATTATCAAGATTCTTTCAATGCTACCCTCAAAATCCCTTCTCCGTTTTCGATCAGTCTGCAAATCATGGCATTCTCTCATTTCTTCCCCCGAATTCAGCCCAACTCATCTTCACAATTTCAATAAATTCAACCCTCGCAATCTTGTTCGATGCTGTCTATGGACAGAGAAAAAGGAAGTATACACTGTCCATCACGATGACCAACATCTTACTCTTGATGCCCCTATTGATTTCCCCTTCAATCTTCTTCGTGATGAATATGGAACCATCTTTTTTACACTCATCGCGTGTTGCAAAGGCGTTGTTTGCCTCTATAATGAAAGATCCCCAAAAAATGAAATCCTACTTTGGAATCCTTCCATTAGAAGGAAAGTAAGCTTAACTCCTCCTTCATATAGGCCCGAACTTACTCTCGTTTTCGGGTTTGGGTATTGTGCGAATTCTAATGATTATAAGGTTGTGAGGCTCGCATATGATCGTAGCAACTTGATCGATAGACCTGAG GTCGAGATTTACACGGTGAAAACCGCGATATGGAAACCGATCGAGTTCCctcaagactctccttgctaccATATCCTTAGCGATTGCTCACAAGTCTTTTTCAATGGATCTATTCATTGGTTAGCAACCGATTTGGGAGTTTCACATTGCTCAATCCTAACAATGGACATGAGTACAAATCTTTTTGGGGAAATCCAATTGCCTGAGTATCTAGTGAACTATTCTTCAATGGGAGTGACTTTAACGGCTGTTGGAGATTCTTTAGGTGTGATTTATTCAAACCGTTGTACAGTTGTGGGTTCAAGCACTTATAAGATATGGGTTATGAAGGAGTACAAGAAACCGACTTCATGGACATTGATATATGATGTGCATTATCCGGATACGGATTTAGGGAGACCTTTGAAACTTAGAGATAATGGGGATTTGGTAACTGAATCACGTCGATGCAATTTATCAATTTATAATCGTGAGTCGGGGTGTTATACGGTGGATGGGTGTTGTAGAAAAGGTGTTAAATTGTGGTCGATTTCTATAGACAAATACGAAGAGAGCCTGGCATTGTTGGACGTAGAAAGTGATGGTAATAATGAAGAGTGA